The following proteins are encoded in a genomic region of Cherax quadricarinatus isolate ZL_2023a chromosome 5, ASM3850222v1, whole genome shotgun sequence:
- the LOC138855219 gene encoding tropomyosin Pen a 1.0102-like, translating to MKESILKLRLEAQKVDKELAMAEAELSRQTKETNESKNRRDQLQEELHFAESRTRTIRNNLRKCHYDVMKAREKFNVDNNLLAELQHDKALVTEDKAKVAAVVKVAQRRMRAWQVIQQTQRDNSPEKQQLILAQQRVASLKVRRDSLIHLPGTLANLRIQIDSLVRLKAELEMEANTRQEVFKELRNEVHRAHQDVKVYQQRKEDYVRRLQSDLEQVCARNARLASELSQIEAEVIKMKDKLEARGRSY from the exons ATGAAG GAATCTATTTTGAAGCTGCGTCTGGAAGCTCAGAAAGTGGACAAGGAACTGGCTATGGCAGAAGCTGAATTGTCTCGTCAGACCAAGGAGACCAATGAGTCCAAGAACAGACGTGATCAGTTACAGGAGGAGCTGCACTTTGCAGAGAGCCGCACACGCACCATCCGGAATAATCTCAGGAAGTGTCACTATGATGTCATGAAGGCACGAGAGAAATTCAATGTGGACAATAATCTCTTGGCAGAGCTGCAACACGATAAAGCCCTCGTTACGGAGGACAAAGCGAAGGTAGCAGCGGTGGTTAAGGTAGCACAACGGCGAATGAGAGCCTGGCAGGTGATTCAGCAGACGCAGAGAGATAACTCGCCTGAAAAACAACAGTTGATTCTGGCACAGCAGAGGGTGGCTTCCCTCAAAGTTCGCCGTGACTCCCTCATACACCTGCCAGGTACTCTGGCTAACCTACGCATCCAAATAGACTCCCTTGTGCGACTCAAAGCTGAACTGGAAATGGAA GCAAACACACGGCAGGAGGTTTTCAAAGAGCTGAGGAATGAGGTGCATCGAGCACATCAAGACGTCAAGGTGTACCAGCAACGCAAAGAAGACTATGTTAGGCGCCTCCAGAGCGACTTAGAACAG GTGTGTGCCCGCAACGCACGGCTTGCCTCAGAGTTGAGCCAAATAGAGGCAGAGGTCATCAAGATGAAAGACAAGCTGGAAGCTAGAGGAAGGTCGTATTAA